Proteins encoded by one window of Castor canadensis chromosome 2, mCasCan1.hap1v2, whole genome shotgun sequence:
- the Macc1 gene encoding metastasis-associated in colon cancer protein 1 isoform X3: MFCSISFALIRKLWSHQYCSSQKLNDGKGEKMLISERTHLWSGGIARSRSEGNLVDMEAQKSSKNHNISECQDPGLLHNWPDASTLHGNDASMTGNPFWNELSASNPFLDDITQLRNNQRRDNISILKEDPFLFLREIETTNSFDSSGDELDMHQLLGQSSSRKSGRSKSVSELLDILDDTRHAHQNTHNSDQILVQDLEWLQNDREAYKMAWLSQRQLARSCLDLNTINQSPGWAQTQVAETNIVCKLNHQGGSVQLPESDITVHVPQGHIAVGEFQEVSLRAFLDPPQMLNHDLSCTVSPLLEIMLSNLNTMEAILLEMKIGAEVRKDPFSQVMTEMVCLHSLVKEGPFRVLNNCYIYKDTIQVKLIDLHQVMYIVIAAQAKAIRPPAATIWDYIHKTTSIGIYGPKYIHPSFTAVFTVCGHSYMPGKLTISDIKKGGKNMSPVVFQLWGKHSFLLDKPQDLQISVFSCDSDFEVKEEGERKEIKQKQLEAGEVVHQQVLFSLVDHREMHLFVFRVQVEPPNGRPIAQFFITSPDPAPNLKRLSNLPDYLQKAKDVSSPPLLSMFVKYPTFQNKKLNFTNYGVTLKTVLRQSKIEYLLEYFKGDTIALLGEGKVKAIGQSKVKEWYVGVLRGKIGLVHCKNIKVISKEQGMAMADTMFTTRSLLEQIALPFKKLTYIYSVVLTLVSEKVYDWKVLADVLGYSQLALEDFDQIEAEKESEKVSYVVKKLKEDCHADRNTRKFLYELIVALLKMDCQGLVAHLIQEAVILTSAVKLGKGWRELAEKVARLTKQQMEAYEIPHRGRAGDVAVEVEVGLSRGLCCSGPGLSVGVPQYREAHLVHVFPSHLGVGDWRPRGPPCFSI; encoded by the exons GTGAAAAAATGTTAATTAGTGAAAGAACCCATTTGTGGTCAGGAGGAATTGCACGAAGTAGATCTGAAGGAAATTTGGTTGATATGGAAGCCCAGAAATCCTCAAAAAATCACAATATTTCAG AATGCCAAGATCCAGGTTTGCTTCACAACTGGCCAGATGCTTCTACTCTTCATGGTAATGATGCTTCCATGACTGGAAATCCATTCTGGAATGAACTGTCTGCTTCTAACCCATTTCTAGATGACATAACTCAGCTTAGAAATAACCAGAGGAGAGATAATATTTCCATCTTAAAGGAAGATCCTTTTCTGTTTCTAAGAGAAATAGAAACTACAAATTCTTTTGATTCCTCTGGTGATGAACTTGATATGCATCAGTTGCTTGGGCAGTCTTCTTCAAGGAAATCGGGAAGATCTAAAAGTGTTTCAGAACTTCTGGACATTTTAGATGACACAAGACATGCTCATCAGAACACACATAACTCCGACCAGATCCTAGTACAAGACTTAGAATGGCTTCAAAATGACCGAGAAGCTTATAAAATGGCATGGTTAAGTCAACGCCAGCTGGCACGCTCCTGCTTGGATTTGAATACAATTAACCAGAGTCCTGGATGGGCCCAAACACAAGTTGCAGAGACCAATATAGTTTGTAAATTAAACCACCAAGGAGGGTCAGTACAATTACCTGAGTCAGATATCACTGTTCATGTGCCCCAAGGTCATATAGCTGTGGGAGAGTTCCAAGAGGTATCTCTAAGGGCTTTCCTGGATCCTCCACAAATGCTTAACCATGATCTTTCATGCACTGTAAGCCCTCTGTTGGAAATCATGCTAAGCAACCTTAATACAATGGAAGCTATTTTGCTGGAGATGAAAATTGGGGCTGAAGTGAGAAAGGATCCTTTCAGCCAAGTCATGACAGAAATGGTGTGTTTACACAGCCTGGTTAAAGAGGGCCCTTTCAGAGTGTTAAACAACTGCTATATTTATAAAGACACCATCCAAGTCAAGCTAATCGACTTGCATCAGGTGATGTATATAGTGATTGCTGCACAGGCTAAAGCTATTCGGCCACCAGCTGCCACTATTTGGGATTATATCCATAAAACTACCTCAATTGGAATTTATGGACCCAAATACATCCATCCGAGTTTCACTGCTGTTTTCACAGTTTGTGGACACAGCTATATGCCAGGAAAGCTTACAATCTCTGATAtcaaaaagggaggaaaaaatatGTCTCCAGTTGTGTTTCAGCTCTGGGGAAAGCATTCATTTCTACTTGACAAGCCACAAGATTTACAGATTTCAGTTTTTTCATGTGACTCTGATTTTGAAgtcaaagaagaaggagaaaggaaagaaattaagcaaAAGCAGTTGGAAGCAGGTGAAGTAGTTCATcaacaagttttattttctttagttgaTCACAGAGAGATGCACTTATTTGTTTTCCGTGTTCAGGTGGAGCCTCCCAATGGTAGACCCATTGCACAGTTCTTTATCACTTCACCTGATCCAGCCCCAAATCTGAAAAGGCTCTCAAATCTGCCAGATTATTTACAGAAGGCAAAGGACGTCAGTTCTCCTCCCTTATTATCAATGTTTGTCAAATATCCCACAttccaaaacaaaaagctgaattTTACCAACTATGGGGTAACACTAAAGACAGTGCTGAGACAAAGCAAGATTGAATACTTACTTGAATATTTCAAAGGAGACACAATAGCTCTTCTCGGAGAAGGTAAAGTAAAAGCCATTGGGCAGTCCAAAGTGAAAGAATGGTATGTTGGCGTCCTTAGAGGTAAGATTGGACTTGTGCATTGCAAAAACATCAAGGTGATTTCAAAAGAACAAGGGATGGCTATGGCTGATACTATGTTTACAACCAGAAGTCTTCTTGAACAAATTGCTCTGCCCTTTAAAAAATTGACTTATATATACTCAGTTGTATTGACCTTGGTGTCGGAAAAAGTGTATGACTGGAAAGTTTTAGCTGATGTCTTAGGATACTCACAACTAGCCCTGGAAGATTTTGAccaaatagaagcagaaaaagaatcagaaaaggTTTCCTATGTTGTAAAGAAGTTAAAGGAGGATTGCCATGCAGATCGAAACACAAGGAAGTTTCTTTATGAACTTATTGTG GCTCTGCTAAAGATGGATTGCCAAGGGTTAGTAGCACATCTAATCCAAGAGGCTGTTATTCTGACTTCAGCTGTCAAACTTGGAAAAGGCTGGAGGGAACTTGCTGAAAAGGTAGCACGACTCACGAAGCAACAAATGGAGGCATATGAAATTCCTCACCGAGGAAGGGCTGGAGATGTTGCTGTCGAG
- the Macc1 gene encoding metastasis-associated in colon cancer protein 1 isoform X4 has product MLISERTHLWSGGIARSRSEGNLVDMEAQKSSKNHNISECQDPGLLHNWPDASTLHGNDASMTGNPFWNELSASNPFLDDITQLRNNQRRDNISILKEDPFLFLREIETTNSFDSSGDELDMHQLLGQSSSRKSGRSKSVSELLDILDDTRHAHQNTHNSDQILVQDLEWLQNDREAYKMAWLSQRQLARSCLDLNTINQSPGWAQTQVAETNIVCKLNHQGGSVQLPESDITVHVPQGHIAVGEFQEVSLRAFLDPPQMLNHDLSCTVSPLLEIMLSNLNTMEAILLEMKIGAEVRKDPFSQVMTEMVCLHSLVKEGPFRVLNNCYIYKDTIQVKLIDLHQVMYIVIAAQAKAIRPPAATIWDYIHKTTSIGIYGPKYIHPSFTAVFTVCGHSYMPGKLTISDIKKGGKNMSPVVFQLWGKHSFLLDKPQDLQISVFSCDSDFEVKEEGERKEIKQKQLEAGEVVHQQVLFSLVDHREMHLFVFRVQVEPPNGRPIAQFFITSPDPAPNLKRLSNLPDYLQKAKDVSSPPLLSMFVKYPTFQNKKLNFTNYGVTLKTVLRQSKIEYLLEYFKGDTIALLGEGKVKAIGQSKVKEWYVGVLRGKIGLVHCKNIKVISKEQGMAMADTMFTTRSLLEQIALPFKKLTYIYSVVLTLVSEKVYDWKVLADVLGYSQLALEDFDQIEAEKESEKVSYVVKKLKEDCHADRNTRKFLYELIVALLKMDCQGLVAHLIQEAVILTSAVKLGKGWRELAEKVARLTKQQMEAYEIPHRGRAGDVAVEMMWKPAYDFLYTWSAHYGNSYRDVLQDLQSSLDRMKNPVTKQWRDLTGTLILVNSLEVLRVTAFSTSEEV; this is encoded by the exons ATGTTAATTAGTGAAAGAACCCATTTGTGGTCAGGAGGAATTGCACGAAGTAGATCTGAAGGAAATTTGGTTGATATGGAAGCCCAGAAATCCTCAAAAAATCACAATATTTCAG AATGCCAAGATCCAGGTTTGCTTCACAACTGGCCAGATGCTTCTACTCTTCATGGTAATGATGCTTCCATGACTGGAAATCCATTCTGGAATGAACTGTCTGCTTCTAACCCATTTCTAGATGACATAACTCAGCTTAGAAATAACCAGAGGAGAGATAATATTTCCATCTTAAAGGAAGATCCTTTTCTGTTTCTAAGAGAAATAGAAACTACAAATTCTTTTGATTCCTCTGGTGATGAACTTGATATGCATCAGTTGCTTGGGCAGTCTTCTTCAAGGAAATCGGGAAGATCTAAAAGTGTTTCAGAACTTCTGGACATTTTAGATGACACAAGACATGCTCATCAGAACACACATAACTCCGACCAGATCCTAGTACAAGACTTAGAATGGCTTCAAAATGACCGAGAAGCTTATAAAATGGCATGGTTAAGTCAACGCCAGCTGGCACGCTCCTGCTTGGATTTGAATACAATTAACCAGAGTCCTGGATGGGCCCAAACACAAGTTGCAGAGACCAATATAGTTTGTAAATTAAACCACCAAGGAGGGTCAGTACAATTACCTGAGTCAGATATCACTGTTCATGTGCCCCAAGGTCATATAGCTGTGGGAGAGTTCCAAGAGGTATCTCTAAGGGCTTTCCTGGATCCTCCACAAATGCTTAACCATGATCTTTCATGCACTGTAAGCCCTCTGTTGGAAATCATGCTAAGCAACCTTAATACAATGGAAGCTATTTTGCTGGAGATGAAAATTGGGGCTGAAGTGAGAAAGGATCCTTTCAGCCAAGTCATGACAGAAATGGTGTGTTTACACAGCCTGGTTAAAGAGGGCCCTTTCAGAGTGTTAAACAACTGCTATATTTATAAAGACACCATCCAAGTCAAGCTAATCGACTTGCATCAGGTGATGTATATAGTGATTGCTGCACAGGCTAAAGCTATTCGGCCACCAGCTGCCACTATTTGGGATTATATCCATAAAACTACCTCAATTGGAATTTATGGACCCAAATACATCCATCCGAGTTTCACTGCTGTTTTCACAGTTTGTGGACACAGCTATATGCCAGGAAAGCTTACAATCTCTGATAtcaaaaagggaggaaaaaatatGTCTCCAGTTGTGTTTCAGCTCTGGGGAAAGCATTCATTTCTACTTGACAAGCCACAAGATTTACAGATTTCAGTTTTTTCATGTGACTCTGATTTTGAAgtcaaagaagaaggagaaaggaaagaaattaagcaaAAGCAGTTGGAAGCAGGTGAAGTAGTTCATcaacaagttttattttctttagttgaTCACAGAGAGATGCACTTATTTGTTTTCCGTGTTCAGGTGGAGCCTCCCAATGGTAGACCCATTGCACAGTTCTTTATCACTTCACCTGATCCAGCCCCAAATCTGAAAAGGCTCTCAAATCTGCCAGATTATTTACAGAAGGCAAAGGACGTCAGTTCTCCTCCCTTATTATCAATGTTTGTCAAATATCCCACAttccaaaacaaaaagctgaattTTACCAACTATGGGGTAACACTAAAGACAGTGCTGAGACAAAGCAAGATTGAATACTTACTTGAATATTTCAAAGGAGACACAATAGCTCTTCTCGGAGAAGGTAAAGTAAAAGCCATTGGGCAGTCCAAAGTGAAAGAATGGTATGTTGGCGTCCTTAGAGGTAAGATTGGACTTGTGCATTGCAAAAACATCAAGGTGATTTCAAAAGAACAAGGGATGGCTATGGCTGATACTATGTTTACAACCAGAAGTCTTCTTGAACAAATTGCTCTGCCCTTTAAAAAATTGACTTATATATACTCAGTTGTATTGACCTTGGTGTCGGAAAAAGTGTATGACTGGAAAGTTTTAGCTGATGTCTTAGGATACTCACAACTAGCCCTGGAAGATTTTGAccaaatagaagcagaaaaagaatcagaaaaggTTTCCTATGTTGTAAAGAAGTTAAAGGAGGATTGCCATGCAGATCGAAACACAAGGAAGTTTCTTTATGAACTTATTGTG GCTCTGCTAAAGATGGATTGCCAAGGGTTAGTAGCACATCTAATCCAAGAGGCTGTTATTCTGACTTCAGCTGTCAAACTTGGAAAAGGCTGGAGGGAACTTGCTGAAAAGGTAGCACGACTCACGAAGCAACAAATGGAGGCATATGAAATTCCTCACCGAGGAAGGGCTGGAGATGTTGCTGTCGAG